CGGCGTCCTCAACCGCATCGACCCGAACGCGATCGACGAAGCCGCGCGGCAGTGGAAGCCGCGCCTCCCGCACCTGCCGCGCCCGTGGACGGCGTTGCTGGTCGGCGGCAACAGCTCTGCCTACCTGCTCGATGTGGACACGGCGGCGCGGCTCGGCCGCGACGCTTCGCGTGCCTGCGTGCAACGCGGCGGCTCCCTGCTCGTGACGACGAGCCCGCGCACGCCGCCGGAAGCTGCCGAAGCGCTCGCCTCGGCAGTCGAAGGCCCGTCGTACGTGTACCGCTGGAAGAAGGACGACGCGGCCAACAACCCTTACAAGGGCTTTCTCGCTCTTGCCGACGATTTCATCGTGACGATCGACAGTGCATCGCTTCTCGTCGAGGCGAGCGCAACCGGCCGTCCCGTCGCCGTCTTCGAGTGGCCGCGCCGCGGCAATGGCGCCGGGCTCGCCGGCGGTTCCGCGCTGTGGCGCGGCGCGGTGGCGCTCGGACTGTTCAAGCCGGCCCGCGATTTCGATGCGTACTTTGCCGAGATGCAGCGCCGCGGGCTTGCTCACCGCTTCGGCGAAGAGCCGCCGGTGACGAGGCAGCCTCTCGACGATCTCGAACGAACCGTCGATCGCATTCGTTCGCTGTTTGACCTGCCGCCTGCGAAGCGGGAATAGTGCCGCGGCGCCGGCGCGCCGCGCTTCGCGACATCGGCGCAGCGTGACCTCGACACGACGCCGCAACAAGCAAGACGCAGGATGGCAGGAGAATCCTTCTCGCGATGAGCTCCCCGAACGACCAGACGCCGAAGCCCTGGACGATGGTCACGCTGCTCGGCGTCGGCCGCAGCGGCACCAGCACGATCGCCCGCGGCATGCAGGCCATCGGCATCGACCTCGGCGAAAACCTGCGCGCGGGCAGCGGCAAGAATCCCACCGGGTTCTACGAGGACATCGACATCCTGAAGATCACGCGCCGCCTCAAGTGGACGCTCGGGATCCGGCCCGAGAGCGTGCGCCCGATCGACGAAGAAGAGTACGACCAGCCGGTCATCCGCCAGATCGAGGACGATTGCGTCGACGTGATCCGCCGCCGCTTCGGCAACTCGCCGCTGTGGGGCTACAAGTACGCGCGCACTTCGCGGTTCCTGCCGTTTTTCGAGCGGGTTTTCGATCGCCTGGGCCTCGACGCCCGCTACGTGTTCGCGGTGCGCAACCCGATCAGCGTGGCGCGCTCGCGCCAGCGACTGGAGCCCCAGCGCGGCACCCAGGAAAAGAGCGACCTCGAGTGGCTCGCGAACATCGTCCCGTGTCTCGAAAGAGCGCGAAGGCGCCGCTGCGTATTCGTCGATTACGACAACGTGATGGCCGAACCGGCCGCCGAGCTCGAGCGTATGGCCCGCGGCCTCGCTCTGCCGGTCGACGACAACGTCACGCGCCAGATCGCGATCTACCGCGACGAATACCTGAAGCCCGGCATCCGCCACAG
This region of Candidatus Binatia bacterium genomic DNA includes:
- a CDS encoding mitochondrial fission ELM1 family protein translates to MLFGKGTGGNGQMQSLAEALGWPYEIKQLRHNTLHLLPNVLLGATCATLDKKESAPLEPPWPDLVIAASRRSAPVAQWIRKQSGGRTRLVHLLHVQAPLSWFDLVVTMPQFRLPERENVLHVTGVLNRIDPNAIDEAARQWKPRLPHLPRPWTALLVGGNSSAYLLDVDTAARLGRDASRACVQRGGSLLVTTSPRTPPEAAEALASAVEGPSYVYRWKKDDAANNPYKGFLALADDFIVTIDSASLLVEASATGRPVAVFEWPRRGNGAGLAGGSALWRGAVALGLFKPARDFDAYFAEMQRRGLAHRFGEEPPVTRQPLDDLERTVDRIRSLFDLPPAKRE